A DNA window from Candidatus Sulfidibacterium hydrothermale contains the following coding sequences:
- a CDS encoding lipopolysaccharide biosynthesis protein: MSNALAKILKNKNFLSLANNGLVAVFGFFGFLLLVRSLSTNEFGEWVLLITTANFLDMLRFGITRTAIVRFLAGAEEKEARQLIGSNWVINFFSTFIIVLIVLGVRYYFYDAVTQSGFALFFKWFPILAFINLPFNNAQSVLQAKMRFDYMLILRIINVGLFMFFLLVNYFFLHVSLTTIVYAYLIINVLTSLVAIIPNWDGFRFIMQATRETNKKILNFGKYSTGTLIGSNLLKSADTFIIGLSPFLGTAGVALYSIPLKLTEIIEIPLRSFAMTAFPGMSKASIEGNKDLVKHIFYTNAGGMTLLMVPVMLISFIFAKDFVYILGGPGYESTTGVFRIFTIYGLLLPLDRFIGVALDSVNMPRYNFLKVVYMAVANIIGDTLVVFAFYYVVMATSLITLFALPVQSLHQIVSVTRHFTMITTLEGVAFVTISFTLIGIFVGYHYLNKSFDIHLRKVLQGGILFFSESIFRKRR; encoded by the coding sequence GTGAGTAATGCTCTGGCCAAAATACTCAAGAATAAAAATTTCCTGTCGCTCGCAAACAACGGGCTGGTAGCCGTTTTTGGCTTTTTCGGTTTTTTACTGCTGGTACGAAGTCTTTCGACCAACGAATTTGGGGAATGGGTACTGCTGATTACCACCGCTAACTTTTTGGATATGTTACGTTTCGGGATTACCCGAACAGCTATCGTCCGGTTTTTAGCGGGAGCCGAAGAAAAAGAAGCCCGCCAGCTGATCGGTTCAAACTGGGTGATCAATTTCTTCTCTACCTTTATTATTGTTCTGATCGTTTTAGGCGTACGTTACTATTTTTATGATGCCGTTACCCAGTCAGGATTTGCCCTGTTCTTTAAATGGTTTCCCATCCTTGCCTTTATCAACCTGCCTTTTAACAATGCCCAGTCGGTTTTGCAAGCCAAAATGCGTTTTGATTATATGCTGATATTGCGCATTATCAATGTGGGATTGTTTATGTTCTTTTTGCTGGTCAATTATTTCTTTTTGCACGTTAGTTTAACTACCATTGTTTACGCTTACCTGATCATCAATGTGCTCACTTCACTGGTAGCCATCATCCCCAACTGGGATGGTTTCCGGTTTATTATGCAGGCCACCCGGGAAACCAACAAAAAAATCCTGAATTTTGGTAAATATTCCACGGGAACACTCATTGGAAGTAATTTGTTGAAAAGTGCCGATACCTTTATTATTGGTCTCAGTCCCTTTTTAGGAACAGCCGGAGTAGCCCTTTACAGCATTCCGTTAAAGCTAACCGAGATCATTGAAATTCCGTTACGCAGCTTTGCCATGACCGCTTTTCCGGGCATGTCAAAAGCCAGTATCGAAGGAAACAAAGACCTGGTTAAACATATTTTTTACACCAATGCGGGAGGCATGACCCTGTTAATGGTTCCGGTCATGCTCATCTCATTCATTTTTGCCAAAGACTTCGTATATATTTTAGGAGGACCGGGTTACGAATCAACCACCGGCGTTTTCCGCATTTTTACTATTTACGGACTTTTATTGCCTCTTGACCGTTTTATCGGAGTAGCCCTTGACAGTGTAAATATGCCCCGTTACAACTTTTTAAAAGTCGTTTATATGGCCGTGGCCAATATTATCGGCGACACGTTGGTAGTTTTTGCCTTTTATTACGTTGTTATGGCCACCAGTTTGATCACACTTTTTGCTCTTCCGGTACAGAGTCTGCACCAGATTGTTTCGGTCACCCGTCATTTCACCATGATTACCACACTTGAAGGCGTTGCCTTTGTAACCATCTCTTTTACACTGATTGGCATTTTTGTGGGATACCACTATTTGAACAAAAGTTTTGATATTCACCTAAGAAAAGTATTGCAGGGAGGAATTTTATTTTTTAGCGAAAGTATCTTTAGGAAAAGGAGATAA